The DNA segment CTTTTCgcctttcttctcttctaaCATTCAGGATCAGGTCAACGCCTGCATGGGAATCCGCACCCCCCGCAACCCCACAGGACAGTACACATTCAGCGAGGATGTGCTCAAATTGAGAAGTGCGGCCCCAACGGAGACTACCTCACCGTCATTGATGTCCTGGCATCTTCCGCATCACGACGGAGGGCATCACCACGGGAAATGACAAGGCCGTGGTTCGGAACATGGTCATCGAGTACATCAAGGACCCGCGCACAATTatcctcgccgtcctcccTGCCAATGTCGATGTCGCCACCCAGGAGATCCTAGCTCTTGCGGCAGAGTACGACAAGGCGGGTGAGCGCACCCTGGGCATTCTCACCAAGCCGGATTTGTTGAAGGAGCGGAGTGCTAAAGCGACTGTTTGTGAGTTGGTACTCGGCAACCGCAAGGCTCTGAATCTGGGGTACTACATCGTCCGGAACCACGggggcgatgaggatgaggataaCTCGGAGCTGGCCAAGCGAGAGCTCCTGTTCCGCCAGCACCCTTGGTGTGAGCTACCTGATGAACGCGTTGGGGTCCGTGCCCTCCGTTTGCGTCTTCAGGAGCTGCTTGGTGAAATCACCGATCAGGCCTTCCCCGCCATTTGAACCCAGTTGATGGATATGCTTGATGAAACCCAAGACGCTCTCAACGAGATTTGCGCCTCTCGGAAGACTGCTCAAGAGCAGCGTCAATATTTGGCCACGATGCCAGCAAACTTTCAGGACCTGAGGCGAGCCGCCTTGGATGCTGACTACTCCCAACACAAGGCTCCTGATGATCCTGACTTGCGCCTTTCTACCCTGGTTGTCCTTCAGACAGAGTGGTTTGACGACACATTCAGGCGCCTATCTCAGACATACAAGTTTCAGGAACAAAAGGGGCTTGGAGTACCCCGATGAGAAAGTCACGAACATGAAGTTTTCCCAACTAATGAAGACTGATTCATCTCAGTATCCCGAACTTGCACGGGTAGTCGTCGTTTCAGTAGCCAGTAAACAGCCTTTTAATGGAATCATGGAGTGGATTGAGGGCATTTATCACGATTTCCGGGGCATCACGCTCGGTAGTCACTCCAGCCATTCTTTCCAGTGCCTTT comes from the Podospora pseudocomata strain CBS 415.72m chromosome 5, whole genome shotgun sequence genome and includes:
- a CDS encoding hypothetical protein (COG:U; EggNog:ENOG503NXGD); translated protein: MVIEYIKDPRTIILAVLPANVDVATQEILALAAEYDKAGERTLGILTKPDLLKERSAKATVCELVLGNRKALNLGYYIVRNHGGDEDEDNSELAKRELLFRQHPWCELPDERVGLMDMLDETQDALNEICASRKTAQEQRQYLATMPANFQDLRRAALDADYSQHKAPDDPDLRLSTLVVLQTEWFDDTFRRLSQTYKFQEQKGLGVPR